The following proteins come from a genomic window of Corynebacterium crudilactis:
- a CDS encoding AAA family ATPase → MLLKRLSVDGFRHFSGQELLFESGTTVLAGANNSGKTSLIDLLRVTLKAGSDFGIEDFNATERHIWSQEILAAFIEGDEKVKEVLSEGNLKENSPKIKVYFEVEYDPEKDDIREFADFLMDLDLSQNSFYFVYTFEPRIDLLQTSLEKLSIDIQTAISEKKWTTLPETGQDLRIVRALQSRLCKVFHEACTPQVAFSDSTFQSNIKMERTRFQSLFNMHLVKASRPLDDTIDDKSGAMSAKFVKAMKGDKDWDKVINSLPESVIDAIEQAGIGGVATEAAIQSLNETIKSISETNGQARADIFLDFQLSEADALLIVAKALQARYLGEGLPLSENSQGLGYSNLMILHLELEAFLRAANQPENTYLVNLVVVEEPESHMHPQMQNAFIKHLFRKVEESARFQALVTTHSSEIVRSSSIRYLRALKVFGGNANIIDLQKFHSEYVASKLPEEQRLFSLLYSINFADVLFADKVVMYEGDTERMYFQALIQESPSLAKLRSQYVSYVQVGGAHAHVYLPLIVDTLKIKTVIITDIDYKNGATASTPDKIQQLETSNATLNFLFAQSVPPADRAEDGKSERPPLLGEIFARKDNTEKIALFDERPNLAVSFQSEAEGFARTLEEAVLSKLNNLEVWKLQTRQWWSDYRKNSELDFSIPNKKPSISIREIVVSTSNKKTDFMYSLILGANFHQKAPDYVTDALGWLSDV, encoded by the coding sequence ATGCTACTTAAACGCCTCTCCGTAGATGGGTTTCGACACTTCAGCGGTCAAGAATTATTGTTTGAATCAGGGACAACTGTGTTGGCCGGAGCCAATAACAGCGGAAAGACATCTCTAATTGACCTGCTCAGGGTAACGCTTAAAGCCGGAAGTGACTTTGGAATCGAGGATTTCAATGCTACCGAGCGACACATTTGGTCTCAGGAAATTCTTGCCGCATTCATTGAGGGGGATGAAAAAGTCAAGGAGGTACTCTCAGAAGGAAATCTGAAAGAAAACTCTCCTAAGATCAAAGTCTATTTTGAAGTGGAATATGATCCGGAGAAGGATGACATCAGGGAATTTGCAGATTTCTTGATGGATCTAGATCTATCCCAGAACTCTTTCTACTTTGTTTACACTTTTGAACCTCGTATAGACCTCCTTCAAACCAGTCTCGAGAAGCTAAGCATTGACATACAGACAGCAATTAGCGAAAAGAAATGGACGACGCTGCCGGAAACTGGACAAGATTTGCGGATCGTTCGCGCATTACAATCGCGCCTCTGCAAAGTATTCCACGAGGCATGCACCCCACAAGTTGCCTTTTCAGACAGTACTTTCCAAAGCAATATAAAGATGGAACGGACGCGTTTTCAAAGCTTGTTCAATATGCATCTTGTTAAAGCATCGCGTCCCCTTGACGATACAATTGACGACAAATCCGGTGCTATGAGCGCGAAGTTTGTCAAAGCAATGAAGGGAGATAAAGACTGGGATAAGGTCATCAATTCGCTTCCCGAAAGTGTAATCGATGCGATTGAACAAGCCGGCATCGGCGGGGTTGCAACTGAAGCCGCGATTCAGAGCTTAAATGAAACCATTAAATCTATATCAGAAACTAACGGTCAGGCTCGGGCTGATATTTTTCTAGATTTTCAACTGTCGGAGGCAGACGCATTGCTAATCGTAGCAAAAGCTCTGCAGGCCCGATACTTGGGTGAAGGCCTCCCGTTAAGTGAAAACTCTCAAGGTCTGGGTTATAGCAACCTAATGATTTTACATCTTGAACTAGAGGCATTTCTGCGAGCTGCAAACCAGCCCGAGAACACTTATTTGGTCAACCTAGTTGTAGTCGAAGAGCCTGAATCGCACATGCATCCTCAAATGCAAAATGCTTTCATTAAACACCTTTTTCGAAAGGTCGAGGAAAGCGCGCGGTTTCAAGCATTGGTTACTACCCACTCAAGCGAGATAGTGCGTTCCAGTAGTATTCGGTATTTACGAGCTTTAAAGGTGTTCGGTGGAAATGCGAATATTATAGACCTTCAGAAGTTCCATTCTGAGTATGTCGCGTCGAAATTACCGGAAGAACAGCGGCTCTTTAGCCTCCTGTACTCAATTAACTTTGCAGATGTGTTATTTGCCGACAAGGTCGTCATGTACGAGGGGGATACCGAAAGGATGTACTTCCAAGCATTGATCCAGGAGAGCCCTTCTCTTGCAAAACTTAGATCACAGTATGTCTCGTACGTTCAAGTCGGCGGAGCTCACGCTCACGTTTATCTGCCTCTTATTGTGGATACCTTGAAAATCAAGACTGTCATAATTACAGATATTGACTACAAAAATGGAGCCACTGCTTCGACACCGGATAAAATACAGCAACTTGAAACTTCGAATGCGACGCTGAATTTCCTATTCGCGCAATCGGTGCCGCCAGCTGATCGAGCTGAGGACGGTAAAAGTGAACGGCCGCCTCTCCTTGGTGAAATTTTTGCACGGAAAGACAACACAGAGAAAATAGCCCTTTTTGATGAGCGGCCAAATCTTGCGGTTAGTTTTCAGTCCGAGGCTGAAGGCTTCGCTCGAACGCTGGAAGAGGCGGTACTTTCCAAGCTAAATAATCTAGAGGTGTGGAAGCTTCAAACTCGCCAATGGTGGTCAGATTATCGAAAAAATTCCGAGCTCGATTTTTCAATCCCAAATAAAAAACCCAGTATTTCCATCCGTGAAATAGTAGTGTCCACTTCAAATAAAAAGACTGATTTCATGTATTCGCTGATACTGGGAGCGAATTTTCACCAGAAAGCGCCAGACTATGTTACTGATGCTTTGGGATGGTTAAGTGATGTCTAG
- a CDS encoding UvrD-helicase domain-containing protein — protein sequence MSRFKIFNAPAGSGKSTEIKARVREWSDQFPRDHMLCVTYTNRAADELKAGISADNVDVSTIHSFLAEFMEPMFVLPEIVDLYLEVYRKDIENRIANQENWPHIEKSNAKYREKLGEPLTFKLIGESIKTLHYNEMQFNSPLAGGLSHNDLLSFAAICAESFPALRKRISSKYQQIIIDEYQDTSAGVLEFFVDAVSESETSLHLYGDPMQQIYQLSSDRLRSILDRFEADKRTIINYRSSSAIVKSLNRIYNDPSLEQEADDKVKSSLPRIHLTNSPLEMVNDIADEETLVLSVRNMTIFDNIGATALFKAFDSMPDHNYSSRYRALDVLMEPRWLEVKNSLLQLMFGILYLEDSYKKFEYGEIIQALRKHSSIFGFLSIQNHSDKGRLRQELEDLFEFVGSDEVTIRQVILYLVSAGHLKASIAGEYLENEDYYPVLEVPYLQVRKMYLFNQRPNWSTQHGVKGESHNRVIFLAENSTGTPSVHIDKLFNLWSVIPFNLHMLEETYVKISAQFEQSREKAADYFDNPRKSSYDKNADVIITEARSIVATYSHLPLFKLLYGEVFDTYFNKLNTSSASKLFKVSAIEGLLTAYRLFYVGCSRARQNLDVIVNAEKIVDSQAFSRKFENLGFEVISHNDL from the coding sequence ATGTCTAGGTTTAAGATATTCAACGCACCCGCTGGTAGTGGAAAGAGTACTGAGATCAAAGCCCGGGTGCGTGAATGGTCTGATCAATTTCCTCGAGATCATATGCTGTGTGTAACCTACACCAACCGCGCAGCAGATGAACTCAAGGCAGGAATCAGCGCTGACAATGTCGATGTTTCAACCATTCACTCCTTCTTGGCAGAATTCATGGAGCCTATGTTCGTGCTACCTGAAATTGTCGATCTGTACCTTGAAGTTTACAGAAAAGATATCGAAAATCGGATTGCGAACCAGGAGAATTGGCCTCATATCGAAAAAAGCAACGCAAAATATAGAGAGAAGCTTGGGGAGCCACTAACATTCAAACTAATCGGCGAATCGATCAAAACTCTTCACTATAATGAGATGCAGTTTAACTCGCCGCTCGCAGGCGGTTTATCTCATAATGATCTGCTTTCGTTCGCCGCTATTTGTGCGGAGAGCTTTCCAGCATTGCGAAAGCGGATCAGTTCAAAATACCAGCAAATAATCATCGATGAATATCAAGATACAAGCGCGGGCGTCTTGGAGTTCTTCGTGGATGCAGTTAGCGAATCAGAGACATCTTTACATCTCTATGGTGATCCTATGCAGCAGATCTATCAACTGAGTTCGGATCGCCTTAGGTCTATCCTTGATCGGTTTGAGGCGGATAAGCGAACCATCATCAACTACAGGTCGTCATCTGCGATTGTTAAATCTCTAAATCGGATATATAACGACCCATCCCTCGAGCAAGAAGCCGACGACAAGGTAAAGTCTTCTTTACCAAGAATCCACTTGACTAACAGTCCTCTGGAGATGGTAAATGATATCGCAGACGAGGAAACCCTAGTGCTGAGTGTCCGGAATATGACGATATTTGACAATATAGGGGCGACAGCCCTTTTTAAAGCGTTCGATTCAATGCCTGACCATAACTATAGCTCTAGGTACCGCGCACTGGATGTTCTCATGGAGCCGCGTTGGCTTGAAGTAAAAAATTCGCTCTTGCAATTGATGTTCGGGATTCTCTACCTCGAAGACTCCTACAAGAAATTTGAGTATGGCGAAATCATCCAGGCGTTGAGGAAACATTCTTCCATATTCGGTTTTCTCTCCATACAGAATCATTCTGATAAAGGTAGATTGAGGCAAGAGCTGGAAGACTTATTTGAGTTCGTTGGTTCCGATGAAGTAACGATACGTCAGGTCATACTATACCTAGTTTCAGCGGGTCATTTAAAAGCTTCGATCGCGGGGGAGTACCTAGAAAATGAGGATTATTACCCTGTTCTTGAAGTTCCATACCTGCAAGTGCGAAAAATGTATCTGTTCAACCAACGTCCGAACTGGTCCACCCAGCATGGCGTTAAGGGTGAAAGCCATAACAGAGTTATTTTCCTGGCAGAAAACAGTACCGGAACACCCTCTGTCCATATCGATAAACTCTTCAATCTTTGGTCAGTAATTCCCTTCAACCTCCACATGCTAGAAGAGACTTACGTGAAAATTTCGGCACAGTTCGAACAATCTCGCGAAAAGGCTGCCGATTATTTCGATAATCCTCGTAAGAGTTCTTACGATAAAAACGCAGATGTGATCATTACTGAAGCGAGGTCAATTGTAGCGACTTACTCTCATTTGCCCTTATTTAAGTTGCTTTACGGTGAGGTTTTTGACACCTATTTTAATAAGTTAAATACAAGTTCTGCATCAAAGCTTTTTAAAGTTTCGGCTATAGAAGGATTGCTAACGGCCTATCGCCTTTTTTATGTAGGTTGTTCACGAGCGAGACAAAATCTGGATGTAATTGTTAATGCCGAGAAAATCGTCGACAGTCAGGCATTCTCTCGCAAGTTCGAAAACCTTGGGTTTGAAGTTATATCCCATAATGATTTATAG
- a CDS encoding DUF6414 family protein, with protein MVEKKQKQSSIIKVVYFDQDTASDYLDIAAGGNLEVIKEGIRKRADETQINVEASLIAKLSWLPFLGGSGELRSGAEASLAGESVLSKTLSNTILTDYLNAASESLQINKLRGFRVYPAENSMAFMKMFTPYMIAARTEDADFNIALMDEALEKAKGYYELIGEDDNRKKIVLRFNIRAFRNSYGLSDLSRMNLVFHGIKVGHTTELSLSIESELAQNSSPDLKLASFIEEPHSDSSGVSGDNKLPVYDIILAGVESGA; from the coding sequence ATGGTAGAGAAAAAGCAGAAGCAATCATCAATTATTAAAGTAGTATATTTCGACCAGGACACGGCGTCTGACTACTTGGATATTGCTGCAGGAGGAAATCTTGAAGTAATTAAAGAAGGTATACGTAAACGCGCTGATGAAACCCAAATTAATGTAGAAGCGAGTCTCATTGCTAAATTGAGCTGGCTGCCTTTCTTAGGAGGTTCGGGCGAACTCAGGAGCGGAGCAGAAGCTTCCTTGGCGGGAGAAAGTGTGCTGAGTAAGACGCTTTCAAATACGATTTTAACTGATTATTTAAACGCGGCGAGCGAAAGCTTGCAGATTAATAAACTGAGGGGATTTCGAGTTTATCCAGCAGAAAATTCGATGGCTTTTATGAAGATGTTCACGCCATACATGATAGCTGCCCGTACGGAAGACGCTGATTTTAATATTGCGTTAATGGATGAGGCGCTCGAAAAGGCCAAGGGTTATTACGAACTCATTGGCGAAGACGACAATCGCAAGAAAATTGTATTGCGATTTAACATTCGTGCCTTTCGGAACAGTTACGGGCTCTCGGACCTCTCACGAATGAACCTAGTTTTTCATGGAATTAAGGTCGGTCATACTACGGAGCTGAGTTTAAGTATCGAGTCGGAATTAGCCCAAAACTCCTCCCCGGATCTCAAACTCGCTAGCTTCATCGAAGAACCGCACTCTGATTCATCCGGAGTCTCTGGCGACAACAAGCTGCCGGTTTACGACATCATCCTGGCCGGTGTAGAGAGCGGTGCGTAA
- a CDS encoding AAA family ATPase — translation MATHDMKAYIYYGPSSWFKAETAGLEAESLLDIVYERDNLNRQISIVDKRASIPSETEPEDVEEGPEHVLAESGDYASLTEATISNFAGLVRSIGPKNIYLNNPPELVRSHLERVADVEEVSYELGSFDAQVLRNFNADFQDHLVGQDSVKSELLAAMYQLTRQNVDGPVVVMFYGPSGVGKTETAKFISRLTGGLLFRKQFSMLHSEKFASYVFGGSHQEPSLALDLMERESSVILFDEFDKASSVFHSAFYELFDEGVLEDKNYRVEVGRPLIICTSNYGSESAVKNALGEALYSRFDAFIEFHPLSSFEVDTIIDRLVDAKFEKLTPEEVSILNADELKLNLKSHSKQLGNIRKLSSVIDQIIGHRLALDLLETVESVDPKSS, via the coding sequence ATGGCGACCCATGATATGAAGGCTTATATTTACTATGGACCTTCATCCTGGTTTAAAGCAGAGACAGCAGGGCTGGAAGCGGAATCGTTACTAGATATCGTTTACGAGCGCGACAATCTCAATAGACAGATCAGTATCGTGGATAAACGCGCCTCCATCCCCTCGGAGACAGAGCCTGAAGATGTCGAGGAAGGCCCGGAGCATGTTTTGGCAGAATCTGGAGACTACGCCAGTCTGACAGAAGCAACGATCTCAAATTTTGCCGGGTTAGTGCGGTCAATTGGTCCGAAGAATATCTATTTAAATAATCCTCCCGAGCTCGTTAGATCGCACCTTGAACGAGTAGCCGACGTTGAGGAAGTTTCTTACGAGCTGGGCAGTTTTGATGCGCAAGTGCTGCGAAATTTCAACGCTGATTTCCAAGACCACCTCGTGGGCCAAGACTCGGTTAAGAGCGAGCTTCTTGCTGCGATGTATCAGTTGACGCGTCAGAATGTAGATGGACCCGTTGTGGTGATGTTTTATGGGCCATCAGGGGTAGGAAAAACAGAGACTGCGAAGTTTATCAGTCGCCTCACCGGAGGATTACTTTTCCGGAAGCAATTTTCAATGCTACATAGCGAAAAATTTGCCTCCTATGTTTTCGGAGGAAGTCACCAAGAACCCTCGCTCGCACTGGACCTGATGGAGAGAGAATCAAGTGTGATTCTCTTTGATGAGTTTGATAAAGCAAGTTCAGTTTTCCATAGCGCCTTCTATGAGCTGTTTGACGAGGGTGTGTTGGAAGACAAGAACTATAGAGTCGAGGTTGGCAGGCCGCTAATTATCTGTACGTCGAATTACGGTTCGGAGAGTGCAGTGAAAAATGCGCTAGGCGAAGCGCTTTACTCTAGGTTCGATGCCTTTATCGAGTTCCATCCGTTAAGCAGTTTCGAGGTGGATACCATTATCGACCGGTTGGTCGATGCGAAGTTCGAAAAGCTTACTCCAGAAGAAGTATCTATCCTCAATGCTGATGAACTCAAACTAAATCTTAAGAGCCACTCGAAGCAGCTCGGTAATATTCGAAAACTGAGTAGCGTGATTGATCAGATTATTGGTCACAGATTAGCGCTGGATCTTCTGGAGACAGTGGAATCTGTAGATCCTAAGTCATCGTAG
- a CDS encoding type IV pilin protein: protein MKKQTLRIGNYFNGKVQLRDNRLPGFTIVELLIVIVVIGILAAISIVAYNGVQIRATDSTTKSDTSNAGKQLELIKATEETSPPDTGGLKKSENTKYIYTSGGGSYQLTAYSDRPGTKSYCVTSEKSR, encoded by the coding sequence ATGAAGAAGCAAACCCTGCGTATCGGAAACTACTTTAATGGGAAAGTCCAGCTTAGGGATAATAGACTTCCTGGTTTTACGATTGTTGAGTTGCTGATTGTAATTGTAGTAATTGGTATTTTAGCTGCTATCTCCATAGTTGCGTATAACGGTGTCCAAATTAGGGCGACAGATAGTACCACCAAGTCAGATACCAGCAATGCTGGCAAGCAACTGGAATTAATAAAAGCTACAGAAGAAACCTCTCCACCAGATACTGGCGGCCTCAAGAAATCTGAAAATACCAAATATATCTACACAAGCGGCGGAGGTAGCTACCAGCTGACTGCTTATTCGGATAGGCCTGGTACTAAATCATATTGTGTTACGAGTGAAAAAAGTCGGTAG
- a CDS encoding leucine-rich repeat protein: protein MAIGGNAEPPSGTDYAFIGRSITSVTIPDSVTSIGSYAFLNNQLTSVTIPSSVTSIEFEAFANNQLTSVNIPNSVTSIGSAAFYGNQLTSVTIPSSVTSIEGSTFGYNQLTSVTIPSSVTRIGGYAFHGNQLTSVTIPNSLRYIEVGTFWDNQLTSVTIPSSVTSIESDAFRGNTGINCRVPNSAPYNPYSPNINCTTIERY from the coding sequence GTGGCGATTGGCGGAAACGCCGAGCCTCCATCCGGTACTGATTATGCATTCATTGGAAGGTCGATCACCTCAGTCACTATCCCTGACTCGGTGACGAGTATTGGGAGTTATGCGTTCCTTAACAACCAGCTAACCAGTGTCACCATCCCGAGTTCGGTGACAAGTATTGAGTTTGAGGCGTTTGCCAACAACCAACTAACTAGCGTCAACATACCTAATTCAGTGACGAGTATTGGGAGTGCGGCGTTTTATGGCAACCAGCTAACTAGTGTCACCATCCCGAGTTCGGTGACAAGTATTGAGGGCTCGACGTTTGGGTATAACCAGCTAACTAGTGTCACTATCCCGAGTTCGGTGACGAGAATTGGGGGCTATGCGTTTCATGGCAACCAGCTTACTAGTGTCACTATTCCTAATTCGCTGAGGTATATCGAAGTTGGTACGTTCTGGGACAACCAGCTAACTAGCGTCACCATCCCGAGTTCGGTGACGAGTATTGAGAGTGATGCGTTCCGTGGCAACACCGGAATCAATTGTAGAGTCCCCAACTCTGCCCCATATAATCCGTATAGCCCCAATATTAACTGCACCACTATCGAGAGATACTAG
- the abc-f gene encoding ribosomal protection-like ABC-F family protein, whose product MTPSAEYFPNPKNARTCEIHGGIVRFADRLVLSEIDLAIGPHERIAVIGDNGAGKSTLLGVIAGTVPLTNGKLTVNLPGGISLAEQSPNYPLKATVAEALDMLLADVRQLESEVTALSERLASTPEAEQEPVLDQLAAAIDQWEARDGYNLDQRLESALEKLGLGELQRDRLVDSLSGGERARLALAAALSSEAELLLLDEPTNDLDDAAILWLENRIAVHRGALVVVTHDRAFLDRVATDIVHLESGSLRRYGNGYSGFLKARETERQKLIATYAAWRQNLARQKQLVSSNSVRLDTIPQKMEKSGFGHGAFRARGRAHGAMSRIRMAKQQVSRLLDEPAKLPTDPLSFTPPFESIDDAADSSRLHVEPLLSARHLRLGEDCGGQPLSLDQLDIGAGARILVTGPNGAGKTTLLRVLACEITPEQGTVEHRTGLRIGWLRQDLDAYGRLTLQETFAAATHEYLDEAVEHLLSFGLFRPEDLDIQLGALSVGMRRRYELAVALAAPCDLLLLDEPTNHLAPELIEQLEDALDNYDGAVITVTHDRRWKQRALKNPQTMHLTVELDRVRTDVNAKE is encoded by the coding sequence ATGACCCCATCTGCTGAATATTTCCCAAACCCGAAAAATGCGAGGACCTGCGAGATCCACGGAGGTATTGTCCGATTTGCGGATCGACTCGTGCTGTCAGAAATTGACCTCGCTATCGGGCCACATGAACGAATTGCTGTCATCGGTGATAACGGTGCAGGCAAGTCAACCTTGCTTGGCGTGATCGCCGGTACCGTACCGCTCACCAATGGCAAACTCACAGTAAATCTGCCAGGCGGGATTTCTCTCGCCGAGCAAAGCCCGAACTATCCTCTGAAAGCGACAGTCGCGGAAGCGCTCGATATGTTGCTTGCCGACGTTCGACAGCTCGAATCGGAAGTCACTGCGTTATCTGAACGATTAGCCAGTACTCCGGAAGCGGAACAAGAACCAGTGCTAGACCAGCTTGCAGCAGCGATAGATCAATGGGAAGCACGCGATGGGTACAACCTCGACCAAAGGCTGGAGTCGGCTTTGGAGAAGCTTGGTCTTGGTGAACTCCAACGAGATAGATTGGTTGACTCCCTGTCCGGCGGAGAGCGAGCTCGACTTGCCCTTGCCGCCGCGCTGTCCTCCGAGGCAGAGCTTTTGTTACTTGACGAACCCACCAACGACCTCGATGACGCTGCCATTTTGTGGTTGGAAAACAGAATCGCAGTTCATCGTGGCGCGCTGGTTGTTGTGACACATGACCGCGCATTTCTTGACCGAGTTGCAACCGATATTGTGCATCTTGAAAGTGGCTCGCTGCGCCGGTATGGCAACGGCTATTCAGGCTTTCTGAAAGCACGGGAGACTGAACGCCAGAAACTGATTGCAACGTATGCAGCATGGCGACAAAACCTTGCTCGGCAGAAACAACTTGTGTCATCGAACTCTGTCCGGCTCGATACCATCCCACAGAAAATGGAAAAGTCTGGCTTCGGGCATGGCGCATTCAGGGCGCGAGGGCGGGCCCACGGGGCGATGAGCAGGATTCGTATGGCAAAACAGCAGGTGTCGAGGCTTCTGGATGAACCGGCGAAACTTCCAACGGATCCGCTTTCCTTCACACCACCATTTGAGTCCATCGATGACGCTGCCGATTCTTCCAGGCTGCATGTAGAACCACTGCTGTCCGCACGGCACCTTCGTCTCGGCGAAGACTGCGGAGGTCAGCCGCTGTCCCTTGACCAATTAGATATCGGCGCTGGTGCCCGAATCCTTGTAACTGGCCCCAACGGAGCCGGAAAAACAACGCTGCTTCGGGTACTTGCTTGCGAAATAACACCCGAACAAGGAACCGTGGAGCATCGAACTGGGCTTCGCATTGGTTGGTTACGGCAGGATCTCGATGCCTATGGCAGGCTCACACTACAGGAGACTTTCGCCGCTGCCACGCATGAGTACTTGGATGAGGCTGTTGAACATTTATTATCGTTCGGCCTATTTCGACCAGAAGATCTAGATATTCAGCTCGGAGCCCTATCTGTAGGTATGCGCCGACGGTACGAACTCGCTGTTGCCCTTGCTGCACCTTGTGATCTTCTACTCCTAGATGAGCCGACGAACCATCTTGCACCGGAGCTTATCGAACAGTTGGAAGATGCTCTGGATAATTACGATGGTGCCGTTATCACAGTGACACATGACCGTAGGTGGAAGCAACGAGCATTGAAGAACCCTCAAACCATGCATCTCACTGTGGAGTTAGACAGAGTTCGTACAGATGTAAATGCGAAGGAGTAA
- a CDS encoding carboxymuconolactone decarboxylase family protein: MELSMDKGNQFVEETQSPEGAAAWKKQLDEFAPGSSDWVVGAVFGGTYQREGLELRDRQILNMAALAAMGGVEPQLTGHIKTAVDVAGMSKEEVAECFVHLMPYIGVPKTLAAMRCMKAVFDD, encoded by the coding sequence ATGGAACTCAGCATGGATAAAGGAAACCAATTTGTGGAGGAGACACAGTCTCCGGAAGGCGCAGCTGCCTGGAAGAAACAACTAGATGAGTTTGCGCCAGGTTCCTCAGATTGGGTTGTCGGCGCAGTATTTGGTGGCACGTATCAGCGAGAAGGTCTTGAGCTTCGTGATCGCCAGATACTGAACATGGCAGCGCTAGCAGCAATGGGTGGAGTTGAACCACAACTGACTGGGCATATTAAAACTGCAGTGGATGTTGCAGGAATGAGTAAAGAAGAAGTCGCAGAGTGCTTTGTTCATTTAATGCCGTATATCGGTGTGCCTAAAACTCTTGCTGCCATGCGCTGTATGAAGGCCGTTTTTGATGATTAG
- a CDS encoding alpha/beta hydrolase, which yields MDKPAGKRHSKKILVRTLSVLVGLVAIAVASFALSPVPGAKVIKTLFDADARNKHDDMQQILGDKNDDVIVHSDISYGTKSSDEKLDIYQPQTTDSSLPVIIWMHGGAWISGDKTDAAPYFKELANRGFVVVSLNYSLAPEQSYPTQIHQLNDAYGYVKNEIADYQGDTSKIILAGDSAGAQMTSQLAAITTNPGYAQEMNIEPQLEKSDITALILYCGIYKIEHLAEPEPTLSKILSWGNRTAVWSLTGTRNNRDSATIHQISAFHHVTSDFPTTFISGGNGDPLTNVQSVPFAEKLESLGTDVTTLFYPEDHTPALPHENQFVLDEDGLAGFEILVDYLKKQTA from the coding sequence ATGGATAAGCCCGCCGGAAAAAGGCACTCCAAAAAGATTTTAGTTAGAACACTCTCTGTCCTGGTTGGGCTTGTTGCCATAGCCGTCGCCTCATTCGCTTTGAGTCCTGTTCCCGGCGCGAAAGTTATTAAAACGCTCTTTGATGCCGATGCCCGTAATAAGCATGACGACATGCAACAAATACTCGGCGATAAGAATGACGATGTCATCGTTCATTCAGATATTTCCTACGGCACCAAAAGTAGCGATGAAAAACTTGATATCTATCAGCCACAAACTACCGATTCATCACTACCTGTAATCATTTGGATGCATGGTGGAGCGTGGATCTCTGGCGATAAAACCGATGCTGCTCCTTATTTCAAGGAACTGGCTAACAGAGGCTTTGTCGTAGTGTCCCTCAATTACAGCCTTGCTCCAGAACAGTCCTACCCAACACAAATCCATCAGCTCAACGATGCATATGGATATGTGAAAAATGAAATTGCGGATTATCAGGGCGATACGTCCAAGATCATTCTCGCAGGAGATTCTGCCGGTGCTCAGATGACAAGCCAACTAGCTGCGATCACTACAAATCCTGGTTATGCCCAAGAGATGAATATCGAACCGCAGCTAGAAAAGTCAGATATTACAGCTCTCATCCTGTACTGCGGCATCTATAAAATAGAACATTTGGCAGAACCAGAACCTACTCTCTCCAAGATCCTCAGTTGGGGAAACCGCACAGCGGTATGGTCATTGACTGGAACCCGTAATAATCGAGATAGCGCGACAATCCATCAAATATCTGCTTTCCACCACGTCACAAGTGATTTTCCGACAACTTTTATCAGTGGTGGAAATGGCGATCCTCTGACCAATGTCCAATCAGTACCATTTGCTGAAAAGTTAGAAAGCTTGGGCACAGACGTCACAACACTGTTTTATCCAGAGGATCACACACCAGCACTCCCCCATGAGAATCAGTTTGTTCTTGATGAAGATGGCCTTGCAGGATTTGAAATCTTAGTGGACTACTTGAAGAAACAGACTGCTTAA
- a CDS encoding HdeD family acid-resistance protein: MGWYALIDGALELVAAFRPENRKSKGYLLLMGILGIITGSFVIFHTMESAAAVALILSIWLMVRGVSSIVPACAPLPTSTRIMVGISGVLFIVAGIFFNNPGSAALAVSSILGVLLLAFGGFTLGGDVWILRARREIHDLTK; this comes from the coding sequence TTGGGTTGGTATGCGCTTATCGACGGAGCCCTCGAGCTCGTCGCCGCTTTCCGACCTGAAAACCGAAAATCCAAAGGATACCTCCTTCTCATGGGCATCCTTGGCATCATCACGGGATCATTCGTCATCTTCCACACAATGGAAAGCGCTGCAGCAGTTGCACTAATCTTGAGCATTTGGTTGATGGTTCGTGGCGTATCCAGCATTGTGCCCGCATGTGCACCGCTTCCAACATCAACTCGCATCATGGTCGGCATCAGTGGTGTGCTGTTCATCGTGGCGGGCATCTTCTTCAATAATCCTGGCTCTGCAGCACTAGCTGTGAGCTCAATTCTGGGTGTTCTTCTCCTTGCTTTCGGTGGCTTCACCCTAGGTGGTGACGTATGGATCCTTCGTGCACGTCGAGAAATTCATGATTTGACTAAATAA